In a genomic window of Thalassophryne amazonica chromosome 12, fThaAma1.1, whole genome shotgun sequence:
- the LOC117521287 gene encoding oxygen-regulated protein 1 yields the protein MTNVSLQDPHLHRLSSGIGQMLPSRPVQSTFDPSASKHVCFFRSGDHKFSGHQMVINSRNFKTFDALLDALSEKVPLPFGVRTISTPRGTHFVKELDDLHDGSSYVCSDQKQVKPINLDKINRQQVPWNAVQPLSGKRQRGQPLGQSGRRTDATNRQAKDNERIAIRTPKKLLVIKNRDPATKCTVVLQKKNTPTFDALLDHLSQILQFPVLKLYSTDGRRVDGLAALILCCGIIVAAGNEPFRSEIYSINKTSHTPYMDATESPLLQARAQINNKSFFNGRASRKFSSSSEWYIVDQINKSQNGHHHSGTTEMNVNQHQRSVDTETCQSAKTDGDRHAYAVPRDDDIEKSFQINQDGSMTVEMKVHLTIKEEEILHWTTMLSRSNLIQKAVCVAVSESRRCSPDSNNAIAKDSSDVSEVETKEENQPSARRRGVGFNDEGVYDSYTSTTLTKTTFNRTPTPGPRRVKKTTSVESFQVLTDLGVQESILGQYSFTERTADGDTTEGYCVIRQSSSSSKETSPNLQKIASAGPNNSSNSSSGVANVLQIQNNGVEVTNTVTHVYESQGCYGSYFANDEYSTDGIPSYGCGPNAEMKVYPNDSGQLSPTNGCDLDCTWRSPTPCQHEQQDKVLSSLPQPTSPTQEMTNNLSKESAAVSQTHSSYKVVDTVKKSYTRKVEKEKVIKTKQKNLMSTSSLDNKLNKNIKSKYASMNKFGNVHVGKQNSSRSAKNVQEKKAVEKLDWMGQTSLNTKNMKKTLTKKRLNTNSSIPSGNGHNLNTPEMAVGRPLIKKNMPDILLLQKSLLTKDKSSAKKRTTSSMQSSELTESVSMNASSCDSQHYIENVLEKVNPDLVPYKEKVGADKSEPRTNVVFQIGDDSESEEKNKCQINPDDWPLQYDKVQHCASCWPVCSEGPETAVPHNDQKESNNLSCRAKIKDVVQKICSSIQCIRRTSEQKKTCNLEMSSSRPDFASQVASVFSSSSKAFTTFLSVVALQDCLEVFTRGGGSGAGSTSEALLLLECLQKISTIEDEDEQSAKLTLLQSKSSSELNARWKNYQILRESLDLSSLSSKMFQDVLSERGGAFQHQCLVIDEVMEESSMPKDLRAEIWSTLQFQFISDVEHVEHKQVLPEEDLQQLGKKCSDETEHWPESESEDVYSHTRESYGVYKRHHMHSEHAQIMEPEFQKTELNVKESEDSQHLEGKEREDDGGDDALRQVSTEKEQAEEVEEDVTSLKESVDGDTTLMGNDSKENETSEREEGKEEKARKNDEEKHDEEMKWEKENREDGGQKTEDEKINLDKKSYAKESDEEDARKEEEKDREGSIEETGKNYNVEEGYIYEVEEEGADEEMEEVTKESGDGEEEEVVVVKDKMAVGENEKGEKFREAEDYRNVVKEKENCLGEEKIEEGWILSKNISKVLTIRSEENQESMADTGRRILHSDSSNTYCLEDPCEDNKTTETDEGGELEVRRNLPHAVEISQELLDFVNSVLQSSSLVFTCDAWGNMRIESVPKRCAIPKSREDSLYGLKCLKSPSTSDLSDYRPETSDSSGSNPQESVDISTESGEETSPRHSSESKRSVCMTNGGINVEMAQIKESATCNSELWQRFQLKSENSFSSFDSEFSREHLSGFSSETSLKPDVEPVTEAVQCSYFSPQKDSDGGVLIDKGRWLLKENHLIRKSPPVSMGMYGHLDSVSVDTGQDNTSEDYPYHYIAHHNPFETVSSSELEEIARPQTPKCTYYNMPHGSDSDPFLDDISDRIDVNSAKGQGFRVSPASDASKTWARKTNSLSSFASVDFKLPDRKVHPEGESSAMAQASRLPGAEERVLQVQDSVDGAYWRCGQYCSIL from the exons ATGACTAATGTGTCCCTCCAGGATCCACATCTCCACAGACTGTCCAGTGGGATTGGACAGATGTTACCCTCCCGACCAGTGCAGTCCACCTTTGACCCCTCTGCATCCAAACATGTGTGCTTCTTCAGAAGCGGCGATCATAAATTCAGTGGGCATCAAATGGTCATAAATTCCCGAAACTTTAAGACATTTGATGCCCTGCTGGATGCTTTGTCTGAGAAAGTGCCTTTACCTTTTGGAGTGAGGACCATCTCCACACCCCGGGGCACCCATTTTGTCAAGGAATTAGATGACTTACATGATGGTAGTTCATATGTGTGTTCGGATCAGAAACAGGTCAAACCAATAAACCTAGATAAAATCAACCGGCAACAGGTACCATGGAATGCCGTGCAACCTCTCAGCGGAAAGAGACAAAGGGGACAACCACTGGGTCAGTCTGGCAGAAGGACTGATGCCACCAACAGACAAGCAAAAGACAATGAGAGAATCGCAATACGGACACCAAAGAAATTGTTGGTCATCAAGAACAGGGATCCTGCTACCAAATGTACAGTTGTgttgcagaaaaaaaatacacccACATTTGATGCCTTGCTAGATCACCTTTCCCAAATTCTACAATTTCCAGTACTGAAACTCTATTCTACAGATGGCAGAAGA GTTGATGGTCTTGCTGCACTTATCCTTTGCTGTGGAATCATTGTTGCAGCGGGCAATGAGCCCTTTCGATCAGAAATCTACAGCATTAATAAAACAAGTCACACACCATACATGGATGCTACAGAATCACCATTACTGCAGGCTCGAGCTC AGATCAACAATAAATCTTTCTTCAATGGAAGAGCCTCAAGAAAATTTTCTTCCTCATCAGAGTGGTATATTGTCGACCAGATAAATAAGTCTCAAAATGGGCACCATCACAGTGGAACAACTGAGATGAATGTCAACCAACATCAGAGGTCTGTAGACACTGAGACATGTCAAAGTGCAAAGACAGACGGCGATCGTCATGCCTACGCTGTGCCTCGAGATGATGACATTGAAAAGTCCTTCCAAATTAATCAAGACGGTAGCATGACGGTGGAAATGAAGGTACACCTGACTATTAAGGAGGAAGAGATTCTCCACTGGACCACCATGCTGAGCCGCTCCAACCTTATTCAAAAGGCTGTTTGTGTCGCTGTTTCTGAGTCTAGACGATGCTCACCTGACTCAAACAATGCCATTGCCAAAGACTCTTCAGACGTTAGTGAAGTTGAAACCAAAGAAGAAAACCAACCTTCTGCAAGGAGAAGGGGTGTGGGTTTTAATGATGAGGGAGTGTATGACAGTTACACTTCTACAACTTTAACAAAAACAACTTTCAATCGCACTCCTACACCAGGCCCAAGACGTGTCAAAAAAACCACATCTGTTGAAAGTTTTCAAGTGCTCACTGATTTAGGGGTTCAAGAAAGCATTCTGGGCCAGTATTCCTTCACAGAGAGGACAGCTGATGGAGATACAACAGAGGGATATTGTGTGATCAgacagagcagcagcagcagcaaagaaACATCTCCAAATCTTCAGAAAATAGCATCCGCTGGACCGAACAACTCCTCCAACAGCTCATCAGGCGTGGCCAATGTCCTTCAGATACAAAATAATGGTGTAGAGGTTACAAACACTGTCACACATGTTTATGAGAGTCAAGGTTGCTATGGCAGCTATTTTGCAAATGATGAATATAGCACAGATGGAATACCTTCATATGGTTGTGGCCCAAACGCCGAGATGAAAGTGTACCCAAATGACTCAGGACAACTGTCACCAACCAACGGATGTGATCTTGATTGTACCTGGCGGTCACCAACTCCTTGCCAGCATGAACAACAAGACAAAGTATTATCGTCGTTACCACAGCCAACATCTCCAACTCAGGAGATGACCAACAATCTATCTAAAGAGTCCGCAGCAGTCTCTCAAACTCATTCCTCGTACAAAGTGGTAGATACAGTCAAAAAGAGCTACACCAGGAAAGTTGAGAAGGAAAAGGTGATCAAAACTAAACAGAAAAATTTAATGTCAACAAGCAGCTTGGAtaacaaactaaataaaaatataaaaagcaAATATGCATCTATGAACAAATTTGGTAATGTGCATGTGGGAAAACAGAATTCATCCAGAAGTGCCAAAAATGTCCAGGAGAAAAAGGCAGTAGAAAAGCTTGATTGGATGGGACAAACATCATTAAACACTAAAAATATGAAAAAGACGCTCACCAAGAAGCGACTAAACACAAATTCAAGCATTCCCAGTGGCAATGGGCATAACCTCAATACCCCAGAGATGGCAGTTGGAAGACCATTAATTAAGAAAAACATGCCGGATATTTTACTACTCCAAAAGTCACTTCTTACCAAGGACAAATCCAGCGCTAAAAAAAGAACGACATCATCTATGCAGTCTTCAGAGTTGACAGAGAGTGTTTCTATGAATGCTTCTTCCTGCGATAGCCAACAttacattgaaaatgtgttggaGAAGGTCAACCCAGACTTAGTGCCGTACAAGGAGAAGGTTGGTGCAGACAAATCAGAACCTCGTACAAACGTTGTCTTTCAGATAGGAGATGATTCTGAATCTGAGGAGAAGAACAAATGCCAAATTAATCCAGATGACTGGCCACTACAATACGATAAGGTACAACATTGTGCTTCTTGTTGGCCAGTTTGCAGTGAAGGGCCAGAGACAGCTGTGCCACACAATGATCAGAAAGAAAGCAACAATTTGAGCTGCAGAGCAAAGATTAAAGATGTCGTGCAAAAAATTTGCTCATCAATTCAATGCATCAGAAGGACATCTGAGCAGAAGAAAACATGCAACCTTGAGATGTCCAGCAGCCGTCCTGATTTTGCATCACAGGTGGCATCAGTGTTCAGCTCGTCCTCCAAAGCATTCACGACATTCTTATCAGTTGTAGCTTTGCAAGACTGCTTAGAAGTCTTCACACGAGGAGGCGGCAGTGGTGCTGGAAGCACCTCTGAGGCTTTGCTGCTGCTGGAATGCTTGCAGAAGATCTCAACTATTGAGGATGAAGATGAGCAGAGTGCAAAGTTGACACTTTTGCAAAGCAAATCATCTTCTGAGCTCAATGCACGCTGGAAGAATTACCAGATACTGAGAGAAAGTCTTGACTTGAGCTCTCTTTCTTCCAAAATGTTCCAGGATGTTCTCTCAGAAAGAGGAGGTGCATTTCAGCATCAGTGTTTGGTCATTGATGAGGTTATGGAGGAGTCAAGTATGCCAAAAGACCTCAGAGCAGAAATTTGGTCCACATTACAATTTCAGTTTATTAGTGATGTAGAACATGTAGAGCACAAACAAGTCCTCCCAGAGGAGGATTTGCAACAGCTTGGTAAAAAATGCAGTGATGAAACAGAACACTGGCCTGAGAGTGAGTCTGAAGATGTCTACTCACATACCCGAGAAAGTTATGGTGTATATAAGAGGCATCACATGCATTCAGAACATGCTCAGATCATGGAACCAGAGTTTCAAAAAACAGAGCTCAACGTGAAGGAATCAGAAGATTCACAGCATTTAGAAGGCAAGGAAAGAGAGGATGACGGAGGAGATGATGCGCTTAGGCAAGTTAGTACAGAAAAGGAACAAGCAGAAGAGGTTGAGGAGGATGTGACGAGCCTGAAGGAAAGTGTGGATGGAGATACAACACTGATGGGCAATGACAGTAAAGAAAATGAAACAAGTGAAAGAGAGGAAGGCAAGGAAGAGAAGGCGAGGAAGAATGACGAGGAAAAGCATGATGAAGAAATGAAATGGGaaaaagagaacagagaagatggaGGTCAGAAGACAGAGGATGAGAAGATAAATTTAGACAAGAAGAGCTATGCTAAAGAGAGTGACGAGGAAGATGCTAGGAAAGAGGAAGAAAAGGACAGGGAAGGGAGCATCGAGGAAACTGGTAAGAACTATAATGTGGAAGAAGGATACATCTATGAAGTGGAGGAGGAAGGAGCAGATGAAGAAATGGAGGAGGTTACTAAAGAGAGTGGTGATGGTGAGGAAGAGGAAGTTGTGGTTGTAAAGGATAAGATGGCAGTTGGAGAGAATGAAAAGGGAGAAAAATTTAGAGAGGCTGAAGACTACAGGAATGTGGTGAAGGAAAAGGAAAACTGTCTGGGGGAAGAAAAGATAGAAGAGGGTTGGATTTTATCAAAAAATATAAGTAAAGTGTTAACCATCAGATCTGAGGAAAATCAAGAATCAATGGCAGATACTGGGAGAAGGATACTACACTCTGATTCTTCAAACACGTATTGCCTTGAGGATCCATGCGAGGACAACAAAACTACCGAGACAGATGAGGGAGGAGAACTGGAGGTAAGGCGCAACCTTCCTCATGCTGTGGAAATATCACAGGAATTACTTGACTTTGTTAACTCCGTCCTGCAGTCGTCTTCTCTTGTGTTTACATGTGATGCTTGGGGAAACATGAGGATTGAAAGTGTTCCAAAGCGATGTGCAATTCCTAAAAGCAGAGAGGATAGTTTATATGGCCTGAAATGCCTCAAGAGTCCCAGTACCTCAGATTTATCTGATTACAGGCCAGAAACATCTGACAGCAGTGGTTCCAACCCTCAAGAATCTGTGGATATTTCCACAGAAAGTGGAGAAGAAACCTCACCGAGACATTCTTCAGAATCCAAGCGATCAGTGTGCATGACTAATGGGGGAATAAATGTTGAAATGGCTCAAATTAAAGAGTCTGCTACATGTAACTCAGAACTCTGGCAAAGGTTCCAATTAAAAAGTGAGAACAGCTTCTCTTCATTTGACTCTGAATTCTCAAGGGAACACCTGTCTGGTTTCTCTTCTGAGACTTCATTAAAGCCAGATGTCGAACCTGTCACAGAGGCCGTACAGTGCAGTTATTTCTCCCCACAGAAAGACTCAGATGGTGGCGTGTTGATTGACAAAGGTAGATGGCTACTCAAGGAAAATCATCTCATTAGAAAATCCCCTCCGGTCTCCATGGGAATGTATGGTCATTTGGACAGTGTATCTGTCGACACAGGTCAGGACAACACGAGCGAGGATTATCCATATCATTACATCGCCCATCACAACCCTTTTGAAACTGTTTCCTCTTCAGAGCTTGAGGAAATTGCTCGACCTCAAACTCCCAAGTGCACCTACTACAATATGCCCCATGGAAGCGATTCGGACCCTTTCCTGGATGACATCAGTGACAGAATAGATGTCAACAGTGCAAAAGGTCAAGGATTCCGAGTATCACCTGCTAGTGATGCTTCCAAAACTTGGGCAAGAAAGACCAACAGTCTTTCATCATTTGCATCAGTTGATTTCAAACTGCCAGACAGAAAAGTGCACCCTGAGGGTGAATCCTCAGCGATGGCACAAGCAAGCAGGCTACCTGGTGCTGAAGAGAGGGTACTGCAAGTGCAAGATTCTGTGGATGGAGCGTACTGGAGATGTGGTCAGTACTGTTCAATTCTTTAA